The following is a genomic window from Corvus hawaiiensis isolate bCorHaw1 chromosome 5, bCorHaw1.pri.cur, whole genome shotgun sequence.
GCATTTCACTCGGACTTAATAAATTGTATTTGGGTGATCTTCAATATGTTGCTCTTGCAGAGAGCAACTGTGGCTAAGCAAAGGCATAATTATTCACCTGGAATTACAAAGACTACAAAATCAGAAATTCTTATTacaatacagtatttttaaagatgcGAATACAATTCTTGAGCTTACCTTTCTCCTCTAAATACATTCCTGTCTTCATAGTAGCATTTCACTTACTAATGAGTAGCAGagttttcaatttttcattttttcttcatttctctaGGTTATTCAACAGAGAAATGAGGAGTGTGACCACATTCAATTTTTAATTGAAGAGAAAGAGTCTAAAGAAGAGGACTACTATGAGGACCTTGACAGATTTGAAGAAAATGGTACCCAAGAGTCTCGCATCAGTCCCTATACTTTCTGCAAGGCATTTCCTTTCCACATCATATTTGACAGAGATCTGGTGGTCACACAATGTGGCAATGCTATATACAGAGTCCTTCCACAGGTTAGATGATTCTTACGCATGGATAGCCGTAGAAATTCATAGTGATAGGTGCTTCACAGGGTAATTATAAAGATGAATAAAATAGATTTAGGATTCTCTGTCTAAACAGCATTCCCATGTAAGTGTATAATATTTACTAAATTGTGCTTCTCTTGTTTGAAAAAGGACTTGAAAATAGCCTAATTCTGTAACAGCTTTGTTCCTTATGGTCATGTCCATAGGCAGtaagagaataatttaaaatctttgtGATTTAATGGGGAAATGCATAAAGTATATATTCTCTTCCATTCAGTGTTGTCAGCTAAGAAAATGGAATATAATTGCTctatattatataaaatatatataaataatatatatgtttataattatttataattatatataattatatatataattttatatataatatatatactatataatatattttaaatattgtatatttttattataaagcataacaatatttttcttttctttttgctgttttttaatattctagCTACAGCCAGGAAATTGCAGTCTGTTGTCAGTTTTCTCCTTGGTCCGGCCTCATATTGATATTAGCTTCCATGGGATCCTCTCCCATATTAATACAGTCTTTGTACTGAGAACTAAGGTAACTAGAGAatattttcccagcttttctttAAGTAAAGGAAGTGTGTTTTGGAGAGATAAGTGCAGAAAGCTCAGaattcttcagagaaaattcTCTGCACAGTAATATGCTCAGCCCCTTTTGAGTCTTGAGCCAAGAGAGAGTCACAGGTATGAATTTGTGTGTAGTTGTTGAGCAGAATGTTTTATAGGAATGGCGAAGTAAATGTACTTCATGTCTGATGCTTTCTCTGCAAGGGGCTAGTCTAGTATATGGCATTGTATCAAAGTAAATGTAGAAAGGTAATTACATTGACTTTTGCTTCATAACAGTGTGGCAGACAAATATGAAATGTGTTCTTGCTTGGGCCCGTACGTTCATACACAGATCTGTACCCTTTTCTCTAAAGAGAGCAGGAGATGAGGCGGGTGATAGGAACAGATGCAGCATGTAGAGTAACACCTACTACATTAAGGAGCCTGgttatttaaagaaaactgtACCTGAGAGAAACCAGGATGATTTCTTAGAGATGGTCACAGGCACAGATAGAACTTCACAGAATAGGCAATACTATCGTCAAAACTATTAAGAAATTATGtggaagaaaacaaggaattatGAACATGAATGTAAAGAAAGATACCATGCGTTGTGTCTTTAAGGTAGCGAATAGCAGTATTAAAATACAGGTAGTGCGTGGTGTTCAAATAAGAAATTAATCAGGGTTTAATGTAGGCTGTAAGTCTATTCCAGATATTCTCACTGCCTTCGTAGTGAATGCACTTATATACTAGGCCTGGTGCATAACACACCATTGCCCTTACACAGTTGTGACTTTTCATCACCAGGAGGGGCTGTTGGATGTGGAAAAGTTGGAGTGTGAAGATGAACTGACTGGCACAGAAATCAGCTGCTTACGGCTGAAAGGTCAAATGATCTACTTGCCTGAAGCAGACAGCATTCTCTTTCTTTGTTCGCCAAGGTACTTCAAACCTAGAGAGTTCTATAATACTGGTTTCCATTTTACAATTACTAATTTTAAGAACGCTTATGAGAGTAGTACGACAGAGACTAATTGGTTTGAATATTGATTTAATTGGTTTCGATGTGTTTATACTAAAAGAGGTAGGAGCATTTAAACATTGGAACTTGACTGATTATTAAATACTCAATATAAATATTGGGTTGCTCTGGCCCAGTTTGTACAAATTGTTATTCCtcatattcctttttttttttttcaagtttcgTCCTTTGTTTTTTACTCAGAGAGTGCTAAGAAATGTTACAATGATTTGGTTTTCTATGTGGGTTCATGTATATTTGCAGTAGTTTTATTATAATAGATCAGTGATAAGTGGTTGGAATGGGGGATTGAATGGAAAGATCCTTTAGCTAAGAGCATGTTAAACTAACACATCGGATTATGCAGTTACGATGCATTAACCTCCTGTGtaaaggggagagaggggatgATGACAGAAGGCAGAGAGCCTACCTTTACATAATCTCACTTTAATTTGTGTGCTGTAGTACATACATTTGATATGCTCATGGAACTCATAATAagaattctgtatttaaatgcaaaaatcaaGAGCCATGGGTTAACATGAATGATCACAAATAAGGTGTTTCGTAGAAGGGATATGTTGTTCAGCTCATCACAAGTTCAGAAGCTTCAGCTTTCTACTGTTATTCAGCAGACTCTGctgtttgaattttaaatgctCCTCTGGCAAGTTTAATTTTATCCATATTATTATAtacttttctgctttgcagtgtGATGAACTTGGATGATTTAACCAGGAGAGGTTTATATCTGAGTGATATTCCACTGCACGATGCTACCCGTGATCTGGTTCTTTTGGGAGAGCAGTTCAGAGAGGAATATAAACTGACTCAGGAGCTCGAGATCCTCACTGACAGACTGCAGCACACACTGCGTGCACtggaagatgaaaagaaaaagacagacacGTAAGAACCAAATCTTGATTTTGAACTGAAACACTCAAAGCAATATATTATTTATAGCTAccctctttaaaaaataacagaatcTTGTAGGGAATATCAGAGATAATCAGGACTGGTAATTTTGGAGTCAAGAAAGAACATTTAATAGGGTATTTCTTTATTTAGGTTGTCAAATGTCACCCACAGTCTAGGCCATTATATGCCTAGATGTTTTGATGGCTCCCTCCCTGATAAGAAAAGTTATAAAAAGTGAGCTGacaattcttttttatttgtgaaTTACTTAAAATTTTGGAAACTTATATGCAGTCACTGTAGCAGAGGTGAATTTGATGAATGCCCAAGTGCTGTTGTTTGACAGAGTTCAGTAAACCAAATTTGTCTTTCTGGGACAGgttaacagaacagaaaaacataatttataAATCTTGAAAATAGTTCGTGTAAAGCTGAAATTTTGCAATGGCCTAATGCTATGAATTTGATTATAGTTACTTGTAGAAATGAATTTGGGTTTATCTAGATATAAGTACCTAAAACTAACACATAACAGTAAGTGTGCACTGGGCCCCAAATCCAATTCTGCAGATAACTATAAAGTCAAATTCAAGGGTCATTACTCTTTGGCATCTCAGCTCAACAATGACTGGCAAATTAAACAAAAGCTTGTGTGAAAAGTAGTGTGGGGTTCATTTATAAAACATAGTCCCATCTCTGTATTAATTCTATTGACAGAtacattttttctgtaatgGAGCATGGAAAAAGGGATGGACAGGAGAaccagagaaaacaaagcataaGAAGTATCTTTTCCTCTTCATGCCTTTTGGCTTgctttaaaaagtcattttatCTTCAGGAATTCTAGCCTTCATGGCAGCTGCTGGAACAGACAGTGTCAGTTACTGTATGATGTGCCAAAAGTATTCACTAATTATAACTCATGCAGTAGTGAACTTGCCAAAAAGGCAACTAATGAGGGTTTGTGCAGGAGGCTGTGTACAAAATGATGTTCAAGATTTGTGAAACAGTCAGAGATCTTCAGCTTGTCCACTTAGGTGTGTCAGGAGGGAAATGGACCTTAAGATAGCAGTTAGAAAGTTGAAGGAATACACATGAGAATAGGGTGAATTTCTGTGTGTGATTGGATTTTGTGTAACTTATAATATGAACAAGTGTTAATATGTCATATAGACTAGTAATTAAAGACACTCTAACCCTAAAAGCAGCATGCTCAACAGAGAGTAAGCATTTAGAATGCATGAATTGATCAGAGGTGGAACAACTCTTTGATCCTCTTCATGGTCTTTTTAGCAGTTTTTATGGTTCTGTGAGCAAAAACATACTAAATAAGCTGAGTGATCCAAGACACTATTAACAGATCATGTCAGAAGAATTAGTAATATATGTCTCATTTTGTTGATAATTTAGATGCATTAATGTGTGTTTGAAATGGCATGCTGATGTAGATCAGTTCCTGTTTTCCAAATAACATATTCTTCAGTAAACATCTTTTCTGTTGCTTATTGATGATGGAAGTATATTATAAGCCCTGTGGGGGGGTAGGAAGTTAATATATGAAGAGTGGTGCTGAAAACACCTTTCTTCACattctctctgttttgtttgtgcctttctttccttacctGTGTAGATTACTGTACTCTGTTCTACCGCCATCAGTGGCAaatgagctgagacacaagcgTCCTGTTCCAGCCAAGCGCTATGACAATGTCACCATTCTGTTCAGTGGCATTGTGGGATTCAATGCCTTTTGTAGTAAACACGCCTCTGGAGAGGGAGCCATGAAAATTGTCAACCTTTTAAATGATCTTTACACAAGATTTGATATTCTGACTGATTCACGAAGGAATCCATTTGTTTATAAGGTAAGCATAGATTTTTAAAGTATCTAATCTGTTACTTTTCGATAATTTACTATCGTAAattttccagtcttttcttggattttaggcattttaaaaaaacccatatgtTCTCAGTCTGATATTAGATATCTACAGAAGAGTATGTTGGTTATCTCTAAATGTGTGAGGGAACATAAAGTGCTAAGTTCTCATTACGATTTCTGCAGTTACCCATTAGGTGCACATACAAATGTACTTCCACATTTAGCATATGTGAACTTACACAAGACATTTGTGGTTCTTCTGACCTTGTGCTTTAAGTTTTTCAGTCCTGTTCCTGGGTCTTCTAGTTGTAAATCATAATTTATTACTCAGTTACTCAATGTGAATTTCATTCCTTCATTAGGAGTGAGGTGTAGTTGCAAATGTGGCTGGTAGCAGGAAGGTACAGAGAGAGATACATATGTAACCCATACATATGTCCATGTGTTTGCTTGTGTGTTTATATCTATGAAGTTCATTCCTGGCTTTTACTAGAACTGAATTTTATGGCCTGTACTGTGTGAATCAAGGGTGTGAGTCAGAACAAACATAGAGCTCAGTTTCGTTGAGAAGACACCAGAAGAGAGACTCAGGTTTACACAATCACAGTGTCAATGTAAGTTGTTACGTGGTGGGTTTACAATAAATTCTCTTCAATAACAAGCACAGATGACAGTAATTAGGGTGATTTGAATGAAAGGGAACTATTTGAAAGGACAAGCAGTCTTGAAGGAAGCACTACATCAATTCTAGTACTCCAAAAGGCAtaataataattgaaaaaaatctgtctttatAGGTGGAAACAGTTGGGGACAAGTATATGACAGTGAGTGGTCTACCAGAGCCTTGCATGCATCATGCACGATCTATCTGCCACCTGGCTTTGGATATGATGGAAATAGCAGGCCAAGTTCAAGTAGATGGTGAGCCTGTACAGGTTAGTAAATGTGGGCTTGAACGGAAAACCCGTTCTTTGATAGGATGATAATGCTTTGAAATACGGTAATGCTCTAGTCCCAGTCTGTGCAAGCTTTGTTATTGTTAGATTTTGAGACTGATTTGTACAAATAATGTGAGAAGTCACATGTAGCTGTGACATGTGCAGTTCCCAGACCTTAAAATGCCTATTGTGCTTTAAAAGGTAAAGGACTAATTTAGGTCCACATCATTTATGTCAGTTTTCTGATCGTTTCAATATAATCAATGAATTCCTATTGTGCATCAAGAAAAATCTGTTGAGTCTTCTTCAACTCAATGAACAAAAGAATAATATTCCCTCCCTGATATTTTTGATTACACCTCAGATTCTCCTGTCAGAATGAGAAATTATTGcattaaaaagagcagtacaGTTCCATAGACAGTTACAGCAATGACTGCTGACACTAGTGTGTATTAGTGGAAGTTCACACATTGTGGGACTTTACAGAGATGTTGTGGCACTGATAACAGAATTGGGCAAGCAGCATTGGCTGTCCTCATCAGAAGGTTGTGAGCAGAAAATGATTGATTGCAATGCATATTTCTATTTACATGAATGTTACCATTCTATCACCTAGCTTAGAGCTGTGTAGTTCACTTATCATGGAGGAAAGCAGTGAGAAGTGATTTGGGGCTTTACAATAACTGTACCATGCTACAAGAACAAGCTTCTCCCTGTCCTATCTCTTGAGCTTCTGAATACAAAATACCATgatttttcctttgagaaacatctttttttcttgaccTATGCCATCCATTTCTGCACCTTCTGAGCGCTCACTAAACACAGACCTTCAGAGTATGCCTCTCTGcccaccttttttctttattttcacagtATATAATAACAGCAGGATGCATGCTGGAAAATTACAGAGTTTGATTATTCATGTGGAAGTCAGAGGCACGACACTGTACTtaagttaaaaaacaaagaagtgaCAAAACCCACAGAATGAAAGGTTTTGAAGAAGCAGGAGTAGCACATTGGAAAAATAAACTCTAATAGATAAAAATGACATATACCCTGTATTTAGTCAGAAGCATCAGATTACTTACCTCAATTTTGAATATTcaaacttaattttttctctctaaagATAACAATAGGAATCCATACTGGTGAGGTAGTCACAGGTGTCATAGGTCAAAGGATGCCACGGTACTGTCTCTTTGGAAATACTGTGAATCTAACAAGCAGGACAGAAACTactggagaaaagggaaagatcaATGTCTCTGAATATACTTACAGGTGAGtgatgtattatttttattggtgTTGACATCTTAAAATAATTCACTTTGTCAGCATACCATAAAAGTTTTTTTGGAGTTGAAAGTGACAGTCCTCTTGCAAACATTATTTAAGTATGTGACTTCTCATGAAACTGTTTGGCAAACTGCATTATGATACACAATTACTGGCATGCAAACATAATAATGATATAGAGATAGATTTGAATCTTTTGATAGTTTGCTCACATACCTGTAGCAAGTTTAATATTTTACATAGTGTGTGGTGTACATGTAAAGTGCATTCATTtacatgttttctctttcaatttCAGGTGTCTCATGACACCAGAAAATTCAGATCCTCAGTTCCACCTGGAGTACAGGGGTCCAGTTTCTATGAAGGGCAAAAAAGAGCCAAtgcaggtttggtttttgtcCAGAAAGAGTACAGAGACAGAGGTATGAGTAACTAGAGtgtaattttgttcttttcaaacAAGgtgtaaacattaaaaatttaatctAAACCACTGAGAtccatttacattttcaaaactaaATGTTCcgtagaaaaaaaatgaagagttttGTGCAACGCTCTTTCATTAACACATTTACTATCTTGACAGTACTTGAAAGTCCTTGATTATTTGTCTTTGCAGTTTGTGCGGTTCCTGAAAGAATACTTTTGATTTCAAAAAGTCCTTGAGGGAATGCCaagtgtttaaatatttatatctcCCTCTTACAGATTTCTGCACTGTACTAGATTTTGCAGTATAATGTCAGTTTCTGTTTAGCTGACATGTCTGGTTATCAGCACTTCAAAATTTGCCATGTGCTTTCTTGCAGTGGGTGAAAAAATGTGCCTTCAAATATTTAGGCAACAGTCAAGCAACTACTTGCAAGCAAATTTACACCTAATGTGTATGGTGGTCTCTTAACCCCAGATGGCATCTGCTTGTTCAGACTGTTGCATGGCAGAGGTCCCACTTCAGAAATACACAGGGTGAAAACTACTTCTTGTAAATGACATATGAGCCAAAATCGTCAAAATGAGGTAGGGTAAAGCTCTTCAAGCACTGAGGGCTCTTTAAGCTTGTGCCTCAGTTTCAGAATTCTGGGCATGTATTATCCAGAATTTCAGTAAAAGCCAGTGAGATCTAGACTCAAAGTGTGCTACAAACTTAGACAATGAGGTTACAGTATGCCAACTGCTTTGCCATAGCTGAGCGGGCGCATACGTTCCATCCATTgtcaacaggaagaaaaaaagataaaagtgaTTTACATAGCTTGAATTTTGCCCTGAAGCAATACAAAAAGAACGAGTTTTCAGCTAATGTatttaatcttaaaaacacACTTGACTAAAATAATGAAAGTCATCAATTACCTTGGCTGAAATAATTCTTGTAAGTCAGAGGAAATTAATTATGTGTCCGAATACTCATGTACttctgaaaaagtaatttaggCTGTTAAACTCTTTAGGCTTTTTAGGAGATTTAATCCAGATTTATTACTACTGGTACCCAAGTATATGAACACTGACTTTTTAATGGTAACTCCCAGTATTAACCCTGCATTTTAATcctgtattttaatatatattactTAAAATTATATTCTGGGTGCCACTTTTGAGAATACTTTTCTATTCTTATTCTGCAGTAAGATAACTATAATTTCACATGGCTACCATTATTTCAAATCTAttgttgtatttaaaatatattttaattaaacacctttcacctttttttctgcattataaATGTCCTATCATTTGTAGCAAGGCACGTTATAATTTTAAATCTAAATTTCAGAGAGGTACTGAGTCAGGTGGGTATTTTCCTTGTTTCAGCCTAACACATGTTTAATATGAATATAAGGTTTGTGTAGTTTAAGACTTTAAATATTGCAGTTGCCTTTCAGAGATCTTGTACAACAGTTGGTTTTGTTAATCCTCACAGCAGTCCTGAGAGGCACTTGGTAATACAATTATCCAGTAATTGAGCTTTGTAGAGGGAGACATGGGGGCAGGAATAAACCTGACCAAGAAACACTGTGAGCCTGATTTTCAGGAGCACTTAAGACTCACAGTTTGAGCACACTCAAAAGGTCTTTCTAATTTTGTTAGTTTTTGTTAATTCTGAAATTCAGATATAGATGTAATTCTTAGAGGCAGAACGACTTCTCCCATGACAGGTGTCTCTTCTAAAGTGTACTAAGTTTTGGAGCATAGATTAGAAAAATGCATTGATGTGACGATATGAACTGATAATCATTTTGTCAGAGGTGATTTTGAAAAGTGAAATAATACAATCCTCTAATCTTTCGATTCTTTTTCACTCCCTGCACAATTTTATCTGTCCATACACAAAAAATGCACAAAGTTTTACTCTTTTAAGATTTTCTGAACTGTTTGCAATTTCTTGTGTGAAGGTACtcttcatggggtttttttctggcacTTTATAGGCTGTGCATAATAGTTTTAATCCAAAATCAGAAATCAGATAACCAACTTTTTATATTTGATCACTTTAAAGTAATCACTTTGCTTTAGTCACGGGTGTAgtcttgattttctttccagaagtTTTTCAGAATGCTAATATATTATTGTGTGCAGTGCCATTTATTTCAGGGGGACTGTACATAACAATAAATATGGCATGTTACCATATATTCAGAAACTAATTGTAAACTTCTGAGAGGTCACTCCAGAATATTGCAAGAAGTGCCATATAGAAgtaaatgtgaaaatatttcttaaatcaTCCTAAAGATACTTCTAATGATTATGCTTTTACTGTGAAGTTTTCTACCTCCATTACCTTTAGTCTAGGATCAATGCACATCactgatgtatttttcttttcattatatCCGTTAGAGGGTTATTAGCTCAGCATTTGCAAATCTATCAGAGTAATCTTTTACTCTGAAGACCGGTAATAAATACATGGTgaggaaaaaggacaaaatatttacagatgCCATAAGAGATGTGAAACCAAGGcttaaaatatgcttttgcTCTACTAGGCCTGTAGGAAATGGTAGGGTTGAAGCAGCTCAGCATGCCTCAAACTTGATTCCTGGGTTGACATCTCTAATATCAGTCCCCATGAACAGCAGTTATTTCTGAGAAAGACCTAATTTACAAGAATAAGTGTTGGTTTGGAGTGCTGCTCCTTCACTTCTTTGCCACTTCTATCTCTTCCATGATACCAGTACAGCAAAATGTAGAATTGCATCAGAAGCACAtagaacaaagcagctgtgaCCAATTACTCATTTTGCATCTTCTTGTTTGCGTGTTATAAGATTATTTATTACCATCTTTATTACTTTAACAGAGGTTCAGGTGAAGTTTCTCTCTTGAGAAACAGATTTgttgtaaaaaataaatcttgccGAGAGCCTCAAATGTATGACTGCAATTTTCATTCCTCCCCACTTTCTAGTATCTTTCTCTTCTGCCCCGTTCCCATGTTACTGGTGGGATCAAGTTGAAATGTCTCTGTCAGAGTTGGTAGTTCACCAGGGCATGTAGGAATTGTTTCATTCCTACATAAAATACATACGAAAGAAATACATGCACTACCtatgctttttttattattattattattatttactgaTACTGGTTGCAAgttgtaaaatgtattttgtcacTGCATTAACCCACCTTGTTGCTTCAAAGAAAATTCCTTACTTCTCAAATTCTGCTTGCATGCTCTCaaggaaacaaagcaagatGCTTCCTGAGctgagggaagaggaagaggatgcTGAATAGGGTGCAATACTGTCTCCAAATAGGGTGCCAGGCAGTAAGGTTGTGTTATGGATGTTATTTCACATTATATCTCCCACTGCCATGTGCAATACCATTGTCTTTTGCCCTACTCCTGAAGTCATACTTACCATTTTTCTCCAGGCTTGCTTGCTAATTTTTTGTCCTTATTGTTTGGTACTGTTATATCTCTGCTATGAGCATGTATTtcaagctttcctttttttgataTGCATTTTTGCATGTCAGTCATGTGACCATTCCTACCACCAGATAATATTGAATGAAACCATGTAGTATGCACACCACAACTAATGACTTCAATCTGATGCTTCGtatcttcatcttcatctctgAAGTACTGTGGTTATGTGAATTGATGACATTTCTGGAAAGATAGGTATTTCAGTTGATAGGCAGAACAATGAACCTAAGGAActgtatttaataataatacCTAAAGCGGcattataaaaattattgtATAAATGTTATCAGATTTAGTTCTGCTATTACCATGCTTCCCATTCGTTTTGTGAATAACACTTGATGCTCTTTAAATTCCTGGTTAGAAAAAGGGTTCTCATTTGATATCATCCTGCATTTTCCCTTTGTGGACACTCTGTAGACATCTTCTGTATTGAAAGGGGACGGCTGTGTTTCTGATACTGCCATTTGAAGCATGTGCCAATGTACTTTTACTGAAATGCTGTTCACTTGCAATGTATTTCTCATTGATTTATATAAACTAAATTAAATTGTCATATTAATAATAGATTACTGGACAATTTCAGACCACTTGTAGTGCATTGATTCTCATCTGATGTAGCCCCTGGAGTTGAAAGGCATGCTGCTGGGACGTGGTTGACATGGTTGCCTTTTGGTTTGGTCTCTCTAATTTCAGAAATGATCTAATTTTATTCCTTGAGAGGACCTGGTAATGTTCTAGGCATCATGACATAATTAAGGGATGTAAAGCTTGAAGGGACATGGTGTGTTTCATCAGCTGATACAGTTAGTAAAAGTGGACAAGGTTTCAGATGCATAGACCTTCCATAACTTTAATATATAGTACATTTTTATGTGAATAGTATCTGTTCTTATATGACTGATCATTTCTGAATATTTGCATTATAAAATAGGATAGTGCAATTACTTTGTGTATAAAAATTGTCTATATCTAGTATATCTTACTAGCAcagaatatatatgtataaatgtTTCATGTTAATGTGCAAAAGAAAttgcaataaattattttttccactgactTCTAGAAATCTTGGGATTTTCTTTTGGTATAAAACTTTATTTCATTGTTTGATatcaaaacaagtattttctcCATTAAATAATTTGCAGTTTGAATTTAAGTAAATTGTTGAGTCATCGGTCCGATGTTTGTAAATTACCAAGTGTCTCACACATTCAGGTTAATGGATCACATCTTCAAATTAAAGTAGTGTTCAAAATATTTAGGTTAATGCTTCAGAAATAGTAGTTGAAGTGACAAAAAATCCATACACCTTCCTTTGAAACTCTTGGACGATATTTAACAATCAAAAATGATTAGCCATACACTTGGGAGCAGGATACCTTATCAAC
Proteins encoded in this region:
- the GUCY1B1 gene encoding guanylate cyclase soluble subunit beta-1 isoform X2 → MFGKMFFVFCQESGYDTILRVLGSNVREFLQNLDALHDHLATIYPGMRAPSFRCTDAEKGKGLILHYYSEREGLQDIVIGIIKTVAQQIHGTEIDMKVIQQRNEECDHIQFLIEEKESKEEDYYEDLDRFEENGTQESRISPYTFCKAFPFHIIFDRDLVVTQCGNAIYRVLPQLQPGNCSLLSVFSLVRPHIDISFHGILSHINTVFVLRTKEGLLDVEKLECEDELTGTEISCLRLKGQMIYLPEADSILFLCSPSVMNLDDLTRRGLYLSDIPLHDATRDLVLLGEQFREEYKLTQELEILTDRLQHTLRALEDEKKKTDTLLYSVLPPSVANELRHKRPVPAKRYDNVTILFSGIVGFNAFCSKHASGEGAMKIVNLLNDLYTRFDILTDSRRNPFVYKVETVGDKYMTVSGLPEPCMHHARSICHLALDMMEIAGQVQVDGEPVQITIGIHTGEVVTGVIGQRMPRYCLFGNTVNLTSRTETTGEKGKINVSEYTYRCLMTPENSDPQFHLEYRGPVSMKGKKEPMQVWFLSRKSTETEETKQDAS
- the GUCY1B1 gene encoding guanylate cyclase soluble subunit beta-1 isoform X1; this translates as MYGFVNHALELLVIRNYGPAVWEDIKKEAQLDEEGQFLVRIIYDDSKTYDLVAAASKVLNLNAGEILQMFGKMFFVFCQESGYDTILRVLGSNVREFLQNLDALHDHLATIYPGMRAPSFRCTDAEKGKGLILHYYSEREGLQDIVIGIIKTVAQQIHGTEIDMKVIQQRNEECDHIQFLIEEKESKEEDYYEDLDRFEENGTQESRISPYTFCKAFPFHIIFDRDLVVTQCGNAIYRVLPQLQPGNCSLLSVFSLVRPHIDISFHGILSHINTVFVLRTKEGLLDVEKLECEDELTGTEISCLRLKGQMIYLPEADSILFLCSPSVMNLDDLTRRGLYLSDIPLHDATRDLVLLGEQFREEYKLTQELEILTDRLQHTLRALEDEKKKTDTLLYSVLPPSVANELRHKRPVPAKRYDNVTILFSGIVGFNAFCSKHASGEGAMKIVNLLNDLYTRFDILTDSRRNPFVYKVETVGDKYMTVSGLPEPCMHHARSICHLALDMMEIAGQVQVDGEPVQITIGIHTGEVVTGVIGQRMPRYCLFGNTVNLTSRTETTGEKGKINVSEYTYRCLMTPENSDPQFHLEYRGPVSMKGKKEPMQVWFLSRKSTETEETKQDAS